The Lolium perenne isolate Kyuss_39 chromosome 6, Kyuss_2.0, whole genome shotgun sequence genome segment GCGGAGAAACCAATTCATCCAAGAGTTCCCCTATTTCTGATGATAATGATAGAAAAAAGGAAAAATTGTCAAGTGGTGATGACAAAGAAGATCATGAAAATCAGGTATGAGGCTTAGAGTGTGCAATCCAGTTTATAGCTCACTGGTACCTTTTGGCACATTTTGCCACTATAAAATTGGGAATTTCTCATAAAGTGAATATTGTGCAGCTGAAACAAGTTAGATTTGATATGGCGGCTTTGCGTGAAGATAAATCTCATCTCGAGGTCAGTTTTTCTTTCAATGCAATCTGTTACATATGTTAGACATTCCTTGTACAAATGTATGTGCCTTTAAGAAACATGGAGTCCAGCTTCTTAACACGTGTTTGATAAGGGTATCTGTATTGCTAGAAACAAAATATATTAACAGTATTAGTATAATAATGCATTCATAATGAAAAGTGATAGTCTAAGTTGCTTGTGGGAAACTTTGTTGATGTCCAAAAAAGAGGTTGTAAATGTTAGCATGCTATGTTAAATGATTAACATTTATAAGATTGACTTGTGATTTACTCCCTTTTTTAGCGTTGCAAATCCTTGATTTCTGATATGTGCCCTATGCATCTTCTAAAATCttcaccccacactctaattaacATTTATTCTGTAGATTATTTTGGACGAGAAAATGGAGGAAGTGCACAGGATTTCAAGCAAAGTAAGTGATCTTGATCAGCAGCTGAGGAGGGAGAAAGAAGAACATCATAGGTATTTAAGCAACACTTGCACATGACAATTTGATCCCTTCCTTTATTATTATTATGTCAATATCTGAAAGGTTCTATCAAAGTATGTTATACACAATTTTCATATTTGGTTTATATTCCCACGTAGGATGACGtcaaagatgaagaagttcataAAAGCTCATGTTCGTTTTTTGAGAGCTCAGGAAGAGTTGAAAAGGTGCGCACTCATCATGCATATCTTAGAACGAAAAACATTCTTGACTTCGCTTACAAGCACTCCTTTCTATCTTTCCATGAGTATAAGAATTTGTAGCTAACTAAGTATTGACTATTGGACTTGTGCAGGTCACAAGCTCGTTTTGAGAGGCTTGGTGATTTGCTTCGTTCAGATATTTTGAAGCGTGGTGCTAATGAAGAAGCATCCAGCATCCATATTGATGAAGATCCAAATGCTTATGAAAGGAGTCCAAAAGCTACTGCAGCTAAAAAGAGACCAATCCCATACTCAACTAGTGATGAGGCAAAAGCTGGTAGGTAGCTTCATTTATTGGGATGATTATATACTCATGGAGAACTTATGTTATGAATACAGTGTGAATCGTGTTATGTGCTGATgtacattttttctttccattaACATCTGAACTTGTGTTTAAGCAACCCATCCTATTTAGTCAATAGCTAAAGCTTTCCTCTATGTTAATCTTAAGAATCAAATAGCACATGGTTGATGACTTTTTATGTAGAATCACTGAAGGGGcaatttttttttcctttcatGTTAGTAATATTACATTCAGTGCTTGTTGCAAAAATATCTTCCTATCATATTACCTGCATACCAATATGTAATCATTTTTCCTGTTTCTCAGCTAAGAAAAGAAGAGAGCGAGACTCGGATACAATTTCTAGGTCCGATAAGTATAGGTCAGAAGGTGAAACTACAGATTATGATAAAACAAGCAAGGGGAGTGATGGAACAAAATCTATATATTTGAAGAAGAGACTGTGGGAAGATGAAAAGAATAAGCTCGGAAATGTTGTCTCTGCAGACCAGGTACAGTATTCTATATTATGACTATGTATTGTGCTTGCTGCCTTTATTTTTCTTACCTTTGCTTAACCTCTAAATAACAAGCGAGCCTGATAGCTTTCCTTGATGGTTCACTCTTCATATTGCAAGCGAATACCCTGTTGAGTAGATATTTGTTAACTTACAGGTGAAAGAATCTCCAGTCAAGCATGCTTTGCCCTCAACTGGCATGGCTGCTCGTGCCTTGTATGATCTTAACGAGGCTGTTGATCTGGAGGATAGAAATGAACAGATAGATGCATTGCTAGATGATGCGCTGGAAAACGATATTGACGACAGAAGTAGATCACCTCTTATGCCCCCGCAACCTCCACCAGTGGCTCAAAATGCTTATGGGCAGGTAGGTGAACTACATTTGCATGGTCCAAGAAATTGTGGATCTGTTAATCACTGGAATAACATGACATTGCTCATTTGAAGTCTCTCCCTGCCTAAAATTTTGCATTTCTTGCTGCTGAACAGTCTGCTGTGTTGCCCCTTTCC includes the following:
- the LOC127321219 gene encoding zinc finger CCCH domain-containing protein 13 isoform X1 produces the protein MLPPPRRGPAYKTKLCALWQNGNCDRELCSFAHGNVELRRPPSSRPSFPPHHAGRRDYRSTDFRGRPDRRFSPRRRHSPGRDPRGHRSLHDRRPTSRERESSFSRSPSRKSERRHEKKTDGGETNSSKSSPISDDNDRKKEKLSSGDDKEDHENQLKQVRFDMAALREDKSHLEIILDEKMEEVHRISSKVSDLDQQLRREKEEHHRMTSKMKKFIKAHVRFLRAQEELKRSQARFERLGDLLRSDILKRGANEEASSIHIDEDPNAYERSPKATAAKKRPIPYSTSDEAKAAKKRRERDSDTISRSDKYRSEGETTDYDKTSKGSDGTKSIYLKKRLWEDEKNKLGNVVSADQVKESPVKHALPSTGMAARALYDLNEAVDLEDRNEQIDALLDDALENDIDDRSRSPLMPPQPPPVAQNAYGQSAVLPLSQYEDVDEEVDVE
- the LOC127321219 gene encoding zinc finger CCCH domain-containing protein 13 isoform X2 is translated as MLPPPRRGPAYKTKLCALWQNGNCDRELCSFAHGNVELRRPPSSRPSFPPHHAGRRDYRSTDFRGRPDRRFSPRRRHSPGRDPRGHRSLHDRRPTSRERESSFSRSPSRKSERRHEKKTDGGETNSSKSSPISDDNDRKKEKLSSGDDKEDHENQLKQVRFDMAALREDKSHLEIILDEKMEEVHRISSKVSDLDQQLRREKEEHHRMTSKMKKFIKAHVRFLRAQEELKRSQARFERLGDLLRSDILKRGANEEASSIHIDEDPNAYERSPKATAAKKRPIPYSTSDEAKAAKKRRERDSDTISRSDKYRSEGETTDYDKTSKGSDGTKSIYLKKRLWEDEKNKLGNVVSADQVKESPVKHALPSTGMAARALYDLNEAVDLEDRNEQIDALLDDALENDIDDRSRSPLMPPQPPPVAQNAYGQYEDVDEEVDVE